The stretch of DNA gtcttttcttgttttgtcacattggtatgcaaatctCTATTCATttccatttatttcattttgataatgatTTCGAGTTATATTATGCTTACGTTGTATAAttgatttgttttactttatcatttgtACACCAAGTTGTGTTAATTTTCGTTAGTACTCGATATGTTACCATTTATGTTACTTGATATCGcttttatgttgcatgtatgtttcGGGGTTGCCCCCCAGggaactttgaaaaacgccTAAATAGGCGATATGtatccctggttaaataaaaataaacaaacaaacaaacaagattaCTTTTAGGgtttagttattttagggtttatggccattttttgactaaaaatgtatatttttggctcctatgcccttgtattaaaaccaaatgacctgaaatttggtacataggtgcgtttgacatatgaccacagaaccctatcaacgctttattcattgtttactccaaaaatgagttattatagggttttgggccatttttgactaaaaatgtatattttttgctcctatgcccttgtatagaaaccaaatgacctgaaatttggtacagaggtgcattaaacatatgctcacaggaccccattgacactttcttcatagatcacttcaaaaatgagttatatTGGGGGTTTCAgtcattttttactaaaaatgtatatttttggcttctatgcccttgtatgtaaaccaaatgacctgaaatttggtacaaagggaAATTGGACATaagacaacaggaccccatcaacactttcttcatagagcacttatagaATGAGttgttttgggatttttagccatttttaactaaaaaatgtatatttttggctcctatgcccttatattgaaaccaaatgacctaaaattcggcatgaaggtgtgtaggacaagtgcccacagtacttcattttttcctttgagcaaacattatttcaattgttgaattttgggattttttcaaggatgaagatggattgcaatatgctttATTttctcctaagcaaatgtcggcctttctagtttgataTGTATTTACTGTGTCTCAATCCTACCTAGGAAATACAGAAGCGGTGGACttgctggtgcagcatggtgcaacagTAGACATACGGGACGGCTTTCAGGACACTCCACTCATGGCTGCATGTGTCTACAACCACGTGGACACAGTTCGGCGACTGATTGAGCTTGGAGCAAGACCTGATTTAACAGACGGTTACATAGCCCAGAGGCAAGTGTTGTTACTACATCACTTCAGAATACTAATTTAGAACCAATTAACGACTGTTCTTATGTTCACAGACTTCCATATAAAGCATGGCGAACAAGTCGGCTTGTACTGTGTTCGTGTGTGCATCTTTCCAATTACTTAAGAATactaataatataatatagaaTCAACTAACGAGTCggcttgtgtttttgtgtgtatgttttataCTGTTGTGATCCTTGTATAAGACCCTGGCGTCATAAATCGTGTATAATTGTATGAAACTTTGCAGACCATGCGTCCTATAAAGAACGTATATGTTGATATCTCGTGGCCTAGTTTCCTAAATGAGTCAAATCTTCCACTAGGTTAACGACAGAAGATCCTAGGTGGGGAAAGTTCGACTGTAGCGAGAGTCTGAAGCTGATAGAAGAGGCGAGGAAgtccaagctgttgagatgctgcaacccaaAGTGTGGCAAACCGGGCTACAGGTAGGTTACCACGTTCTATTTTACTacatgtctgaaacaaaacTTACCCTATACCCCCATACTGCCTTCCGTccaattttcaaatgtttgtatTGACCCTAGAAATCATCTCCACCTGATTTTCTACACGTCTTTGTAGACAGCACAATGACCTTGCAGGTTCCTGAACATCACATTGTCCACTGCAATCCAAtagtttgtttacctgttacaTCTTCTACAGGAAAACCggaaccctgaagctgtgtgccGGGTgtaagctgacccgctactgcagccgtgactgtcagatacaacactggACTGtgggacacaagaagtgctgtgggcatgacgtgTGCTCTGACGAGGGAACAGACCCCTTCCAAAAAGTCCAATCTCATAGTACATGCATATGTCACACATATGATATTATGGAACGGCTTATTGCGGCATTTACGAAGAACTTATGAGCACACCATACCGCAACAACCATTGATATCAATGTAGTAATTTTGCCAATCTTAGTTTCTACTATGGACATGGCGTTTGTGTCCTTGTACATATAAAATAGCGtgtcaatttttgtttttcatatacGTATTCTGTTTAAAAGGTAATACGGTTTATTAAGACCTTGTTTTATCCTGTTTTATCTTGTAGAAGCAAGTAAACGATGTAAAGTGTGTATGGGGGGTCGGgatgttacaaaataaattttgcAGTGACCACATTTCCTTTCGTGTCCTTTGTTAGATCAGTGAAAATTAGGCTGTCGCACTATAATTGTCACAGCGACATTTCATATCCCTGCTCAATCGTCTTTTGTCTATTAAAAGTAAGGTATTACTGAACTGTTGTGATGTGAATGTAATGAAATGTGTAACCCGAGCTATTATTTCGTTTGACAAGTTGACAAGTTTTCAGATGAATAAAAACGACAATAAGTGAATATAGTGCTTTCGCGTTTTCGTGCAATTTCAAATGAATAGCATGACCAGAATATGAGAtgtcaaaaccggaagttccactgcagtattACAGAAAGCCGCTAGGACGCCCATTATCCGACCCTACACCGGGTGCCTTGCGCAGTCGGGTGAACTTGCGGAGGTCTCTCAGCGAAACACACTGACCAGAGGGTGATCTCTATCTCTCCTCACCCACCCTCCTCTTTCTACCCCCGACCTCTGTTTTCTCTGCGTCCTGGGTTTCCCTGGGGCCCATCATCAGAGTTTTCTTTTGGTGTTCTTCCCATTAGACTCTGAAGCCGACCAAAGCTTGGTGAGGTGTCTGATTGGTGTGATCTGCATGTACTACAGAGCCTATATACCGGCTGCATTCTTTGTTCCGCTCACACCGGGAATGACCCTGGACTCttttcatttctatgtgtggcgGGTtattttacgtgctcgaggtctCCCCAACACAAACTCGGGGGACGCCCCTAGCCAAAggctcattttcatctgagaaAATTGATACGCTGTGGATGTCGTgtatattatcaaatcaacaggACGACCTAACTGGGAAAAACCTACGCGTTACGTTTAACATAATATGTCTAATATCTATGTTCCCAAGAATCGGAGAAAGATCAACTTTTACCTTGTTGTGTTTATCAATAACAGACGGCTCAACAACACTCAACAGACCGTTCAGTATAATGTTATTTTTTATTAGACAAAACACGATTGAGGGAGAACATGAAACGTATCCGAAACAATTATATTGCACCAGTCTCGCTCTCAGTGATCTAACAACGGATACAAAAGGAACTGGTCACTGAAAATCTTTCTTGGTAGAGTCCTGACTCCCCATTTCAACTTGTTATCGTCCTGCGACAAGATTATCCAAGTAAAACGAGGTATTTATAAACTGCATTACCCTTCAAAAATCATCGGAAACAACACAATAAAacagcaaaacaacaaaacctaacgttaatcgttatcttATACGTACGTTTATTGATACAAGCAATAGATAAATGATTTAGGTTTATCAACATGTTACATTGTCACTTACATTGTAACATTTGCTATATTACATACGGCTGTTGTGAAATCGTGTGGTCAATGGTTGAATGATAAGCCATTGCGTGTCATCGTTCAGAAGGCGTGGATATGTTTAGAGTCAAGATTATTTTGCACGTGCAAGTGCCTGTTCTATCAGATCGTCTGCCATGGACTTTAAGAATTTGGAGAAGGGGTTTGGTCCTTCGTTAGTGTAcgcgtcatgcccacagcacttcttgtgtccgacagaccagtgttgtttctgacagtcacggctgcagtagcgggtcagcttacACCTggcacacagcttcagggttgACCTGTGGAGGATGAACAGGTAAACATATGCAATTCAATGACTATGCAGAGCTCAGGAAATTTTAATGTCGTTTATATCTCATCTTTTAGCTACAAAGACTTGCACATCGGACGCGACGTACTGATGACAAAGTTGGGCAGGGTGTGTTCTTTTCAAAGAAAGTAATAACAGAACATTTCAGCCGTGGAACCACTAAcaaaacctacctgtagcctggtttgccacacgtagggttgcagcatctcaacagcttggacTTCCTCGCCTcttgtacaagctgcatactcTCGGTACTTAAGTTTCCTCGCCTAATGGAAGATGTGACGCATTAATGCATTTAGGAGCAGCTATAGCACGCAAGGTCTAAAAGTTTAAAGCGACACATTATCGCATCAAAGTTTTTGTATATAGATGATTTTCGTATAAGTTTCGGAACAGTATACTAGTAAAACTTGCACCATGCACACACCCCCGTCctcaaaaatatagaaacaaaCAATCTTCTGTCCAGTGCTACATGAAAGTTTGTCTACACGAAAAGTAATCCTCCATTGAATCTTAAGTCTAATAGAATTAGGTGATACTTACATGTCGTCTATATAGCTGTCTGGTAAATCAGGCCTTGCCCCAAGCTCAATCAGTCGCTTGACTGTGTCGACGTGATTGTAGATGCATGCAGTCATGAGTGGCGTGTACTGGAAGCCGTCCTTTATTTCTAATGTTGCACCATGTTGGACCAGCAAATCCACCACTTCTGTGTTACCTATGTGCGATATAAGACACAGAAATTACGTATTAAGTAAACGTTGTATTTTCACGTTCCTGCTAATTGTGTTTACCCTTTGCGCGCTTCTTATCGCGCTTTCTTATTTTATCACATCTAGTTCATGCTCTGCTTAGCCTATAGACATATCCGCTCACATGCATCTCTTTCCCACTACAGACATATCCGCTCACATGCATCTCTTTCCCACTACAGGTAGTAGTATTACCTACATTGCAAAGTTGGGTGACCATGAGGCAAGAGGTGATAATATCATAGGAATATTTCGCAATGAAAATCGTATGTCAGTATTCAGCTTATAGCGTCTATTGGCTTTGTATTCAAACAGCATGTGTTGTGTTTTGACCTACCATTGTGCGCTGCTGTGTGAAGAGGAGCAAATGTACTCTTGGATCTCTTCACCacagacgcccccttgcggagcaggAGTCTCACTACATCTACATGTCCCCTGTTGGAAGCCAGGAACAGAGCTGTGCCAGAGCTGAAGACTTCACTGTTTACACGGTCGTAGTCGATGTCTGCACCTGCGTTTGGGGATTACAAGAGTGAAGCGTTGATATGATTTTACAAGTACAAGTGTGATACCAAAAGTTAAAAACAGCAATCACATATCAACTCACAAACTTGCAAAACACATTATGTATACCTAGTAGGTAAACAAGTGTGTTACTCATTGTATGTGTTGGCGATGGTAGATTTGTCATGGGTGACCGTGAGAAGTTTTTTTATCAACCCATATGGACTCACAGTTACGGAGAGCAATGCCttctgtacattgtataacgAAGTTCCTTTCGAAAAGACACACATAATACACAACACAAGGCTTAGGCATTATGATACGCACTATTAGACATGGTCTATTCCGTTATCTAATATGAGACATCATTCTtgcatacagtactgtaaattgCAAATCTCCAGGGTAGAATTGTTACTTCCAATGACATAATTGTCATGCACGGTTGAATGGAACAACagaacatactagtacatagcgGCACACATCAGTCGTATGCAAGTTGTCTGTATGgcataaaacaaacaacaaaggtGTCGATAGTGTACTGTATGCACACAAGTGAGAACACCCTTGCTTTTTTACATTTGAATGCACATTTGAGTCGTATCCGCTTCAAAGCCTTGTTTCACATTCAGCTTTATAAGAGAAGATTCTTACGCAACTGCCGCAAATATATGACATGAGAACACTGAACACACAGATGCGAGGCATATACGGATATTcaaagctactctccaagcagaggttggtggggaaaacgCCACGATCCCCACCAACCTCCGCTGGGAGAGTAATTCAAAGCCAAGAAATAGCAGTGGCCAATGTGAATGCTGTCTATAAAGCAAACTGACTTCGTTTTAGGGGATGCTTTGACTTGTGGATGTGCAAATCACAAAATACCTGTTCAACTAGCAAAATTCATGTTCAACTTCTTTAGATCACAGGTGACCGGCATTTGTCACCGGAATAAAAAGTTCTTCAATGATTTACGACATCGTGTCTGACACGAGTATATAATTATCCGAGCATAGGTTGAGTAGATGGAGCATCTCGGTCACTTATGATAACCAGTCTCTGCTATCTGCCAACTCAACTTTTTGCTAGGACAACAGAGAATACGTCTTTAATAGGACAGAGTTTCAATTTGTGCTTACCTTCTTTCAAAGTCATTTCAACGCCCTCGACTGAGCCTTCCCTAGCAGCATGCAACAGTAATTCATTCACATCACTGTAAGTTTCCGCCATTTCGCCAGGACTGCTGTTGTCGTACCTTTGGCGCGTGCTGTCTGGGCTTGAACTGATCAGTGGAGAATCATGGGAGTTCGAAAGTCTCGTCACGTGATCTATTCTTTTGTCACGTGACTAGTGACATGGTAAGACAACAACAGCTCACGTGACCAGACAACGTCTTCCCATGGTTCTTCAGTTCCAGCCTATAATAAGGGAAATCGGTCAAGGTCTTCTAACAAGACTGCTCACTCGGAAGGTGTGGACAACAGCAGTTCTAGGAAGGCGTCAACAACAGTGGCTACAAGTTAACAAAATGGCATTGTATGGAATTGATGCAAACTATGACCTGTTGTGTGCTGCCAGGTATGGAGAACTTCAAGACGTTAAAGCGGCTTTGAAAGCTGGTGAGTACATATTTGATTCTCTTTCTTAAAGCGTTTACGCTATGATTATGACAACACACGCGCAAAGTGTTGAAGATGGTGTTTCTAACGAAATGACGGAAACCAAACCCTTGCGGAAACTTATCATCGTGCGAATGAATTTCTGTGTATGACGTTGAGTTTGGCCCACTTCAATGCGTTAGAATGACTTTGAAAGAAGGTAAGCACATAGTGAAATTCTTTTCTAAAACGCATGCACGCACCATACACCACGGTGTACAAGCGGGTTAATTGTTGTAGGACTTTTGTTGTAGATTTCGAACGCTGGTCACCTGTTTCTGTGATCTagtcttttgtttacaaatgtgtCCCTCATGTATTTGAGTCTGAGTTCTCTTTCACAAGTGCTGGGTGCAGCAGAAATTCCCTAAATGCTCACTCGGAGATTAGTAGAAAACTTGGGCTTTGGAGCAGTAGATGAGTGTTCACATGTAAATTAGACATAAGGACCCACGCAGTTACTTGGGACGCCTTTGTTCTATGGTATGCAGACAAGTTGCATAATGATAATAGATTAACGTGTTTGAATCAACACCAACTATGTGTTCTGTCCAGATTTTTTATGTAAAGTTAAATTTTTTGCTGTAAAACTACATGGAtcttacgctttacgtgaaagaAAAAAGTCTATTCGCAAAGTCGCTATACAACTTGTGACATGCTCACCCTGGATAGTGCTAGTGCTGGATACAGTGGAAATGTAGTAAATGTTCTCTCAGAGTTGAAGAAAGAGCTTTGGAGCAGTAGATTGGTATTAAAATGTAAATAGGGGTTCCCTCACAAGTGcgcctttgttctttgttccATGCTATGTAGACAACTTGCATAATCGTAATAGGTCATTAATGTCTTTTAAATCAAcggcaactttttttctgactgtGCCTAATatctaaaaaataataataataataatactagtagtcacaACAACGTTTTGTCATATTTCAAAGAAGCATTTTGCtgtttaattttgttg from Branchiostoma floridae strain S238N-H82 unplaced genomic scaffold, Bfl_VNyyK Sc7u5tJ_1558, whole genome shotgun sequence encodes:
- the LOC118408143 gene encoding poly [ADP-ribose] polymerase tankyrase-2-like, which encodes MAETYSDVNELLLHAAREGSVEGVEMTLKEGADIDYDRVNSEVFSSGTALFLASNRGHVDVVRLLLRKGASVVKRSKSTFAPLHTAAHNGNTEVVDLLVQHGATLEIKDGFQYTPLMTACIYNHVDTVKRLIELGARPDLPDSYIDDMRGNLSTESMQLVQEARKSKLLRCCNPTCGKPGYRSTLKLCARCKLTRYCSRDCQKQHWSVGHKKCCGHDAYTNEGPNPFSKFLKSMADDLIEQALARAK